One Kitasatospora sp. NBC_01266 genomic window carries:
- a CDS encoding helix-turn-helix transcriptional regulator: protein MRITNSPTTAPVSPVGAAAGTAAAAMASSPPDVRRQELAAFLRSRRERILPEQVGLPSTGRRRTPGLRREEVAQLAAVGVTWYTWLEQGRDIQVSGQVLEAVSRALLLDPNERTHLYILAGAGNPTPSSDCPVVTPVVREILDKLSPLPAWVLNSRYDVLAHNDMFARLLGDFSQLPFEERNLIWQLFADQSFQARWLDVDGARRQTVARLRSAMAEHVAEPTWKTLVARLRQASPDFEEMWQRHEVAAGDNGVKGFNHPEVGVLWLDYTNMWLGPRRGNRLVTYTPSDAESRARLERLARG from the coding sequence ATGCGCATCACGAACTCGCCGACGACCGCCCCCGTGAGCCCTGTTGGCGCCGCTGCCGGCACTGCTGCCGCCGCCATGGCCTCCTCGCCGCCCGATGTGCGCCGCCAGGAGCTGGCCGCCTTCCTGCGCAGCCGCCGCGAGCGGATCCTGCCCGAGCAGGTCGGCCTGCCGAGCACCGGCCGCCGCCGCACGCCGGGCCTGCGCCGCGAGGAGGTCGCGCAGCTCGCCGCGGTCGGGGTCACCTGGTACACCTGGCTGGAGCAGGGGCGGGACATCCAGGTGTCGGGCCAGGTGCTGGAGGCGGTCTCCCGGGCGCTGCTGCTCGACCCCAACGAGCGCACCCACCTCTACATCCTGGCCGGGGCGGGCAACCCGACGCCGAGTTCGGACTGCCCGGTGGTCACCCCCGTGGTGCGGGAGATCCTCGACAAGCTCTCGCCGCTGCCCGCCTGGGTGCTCAACAGCCGCTACGACGTGCTGGCACACAACGACATGTTCGCCCGGCTGCTCGGTGACTTCTCCCAACTCCCCTTCGAGGAGCGCAACCTGATCTGGCAGCTCTTCGCCGACCAGTCCTTCCAGGCGCGTTGGCTCGACGTGGACGGCGCCCGCCGCCAGACCGTGGCCAGGCTGCGCTCGGCGATGGCCGAGCACGTGGCCGAGCCGACCTGGAAGACGCTGGTCGCCCGACTGCGCCAGGCCTCACCGGACTTCGAGGAGATGTGGCAGCGGCACGAGGTGGCGGCGGGCGACAACGGCGTCAAGGGGTTCAACCACCCCGAGGTCGGCGTGCTCTGGCTGGACTACACCAACATGTGGCTCGGCCCGCGACGGGGGAACCGCCTGGTGACGTACACGCCGAGCGACGCGGAGAGCCGGGCCAGGCTGGAGCGGCTGGCGCGGGGCTGA
- a CDS encoding MFS transporter, producing the protein MTQQLVRPQAHPIRSSAPAAPARHTLTTAGLVTLLLGAFLPMLDFFVVNVALPTIDHQLSAGPAVLELIAAGYGIAFAVLLVLGGRLGDSLGRRRLFLIGVTAFALTSLACGLAPTAWTLVAARVAQGASAALLVPQVLAIIAATTEGAKRARALSVYGAVGGISVVVGQVLGGMLVQADLFGSSWRSIFLLNVPFAVLTVLLGLRFVPENRSDAPSRVDVPGTVLLSVALLSLFIPLMEGRAAGWPLWSWLLLALFPFAAWAFVAVEQRTERAGGSPLVPLSLLRIPDMRRGLGIAVPYFTNFGAFMFVLAITLQQGLKLSPLDAGWALVPLAVGYFTSSLAGPRLIGRFGSRVITAGSLINPTGTIVLLITVLTDYQHLSVLTLLPGMALTGLGNGLIGTPLFRVVLAKVPADKAGVGSGVLATTQQSSLALGVATLGTLFLSLISSVGMAHGLAIVLGIELVGAVVITYLSTRLPRSMS; encoded by the coding sequence GTGACTCAGCAACTGGTACGCCCACAGGCCCATCCCATCCGCTCCTCAGCTCCGGCCGCTCCCGCGCGTCACACCCTGACCACCGCGGGTCTGGTCACCCTCCTGCTGGGCGCCTTCCTGCCCATGCTGGACTTCTTCGTCGTCAACGTCGCCCTGCCCACCATCGACCACCAACTCTCGGCCGGACCAGCCGTGTTGGAGCTGATCGCGGCCGGCTACGGGATCGCCTTCGCGGTGCTGCTGGTGCTGGGCGGCCGACTCGGCGACAGCCTGGGCCGCCGCAGGCTGTTCCTGATCGGCGTCACCGCCTTCGCCCTCACCTCGCTGGCCTGCGGCCTGGCCCCCACCGCCTGGACCCTGGTCGCCGCCCGGGTCGCGCAGGGCGCCTCGGCCGCGCTGTTGGTCCCGCAGGTGCTCGCCATCATCGCCGCCACCACCGAAGGGGCCAAGCGGGCCCGGGCGCTGAGCGTCTACGGCGCGGTCGGCGGCATCAGCGTGGTGGTCGGGCAGGTGCTCGGCGGCATGCTGGTCCAGGCCGACCTGTTCGGCAGCAGCTGGCGCTCGATCTTCCTGCTCAACGTGCCGTTCGCGGTCCTCACCGTGCTGCTGGGCCTGCGCTTCGTGCCGGAGAACCGCTCGGACGCCCCGAGCCGGGTCGACGTGCCGGGTACCGTCCTGCTGAGCGTCGCGCTGCTCAGCCTGTTCATCCCGCTGATGGAGGGCCGCGCCGCGGGGTGGCCGCTGTGGAGCTGGCTGCTGCTGGCGCTCTTCCCGTTCGCCGCTTGGGCGTTCGTGGCCGTGGAGCAGCGCACCGAGCGGGCCGGCGGCAGCCCGCTGGTGCCGCTGTCGCTGCTGCGGATCCCCGACATGCGCCGTGGCCTGGGCATCGCGGTGCCGTACTTCACCAACTTCGGCGCCTTCATGTTCGTCCTGGCGATCACCCTGCAGCAGGGCCTCAAGTTGAGCCCGCTGGACGCCGGTTGGGCACTGGTGCCGCTGGCGGTCGGCTACTTCACCTCCTCGCTGGCCGGTCCGCGACTGATCGGCCGGTTCGGCAGCCGGGTCATCACAGCGGGCTCGCTGATCAACCCGACGGGCACGATCGTGCTGCTGATCACGGTTCTGACGGACTATCAGCACCTGAGCGTGCTCACCCTGCTGCCGGGGATGGCGCTGACCGGCCTCGGCAACGGGCTGATCGGGACGCCGCTGTTCCGGGTGGTGCTGGCGAAGGTGCCGGCCGACAAGGCGGGCGTGGGGAGCGGGGTGCTCGCGACCACGCAGCAGTCGAGCCTGGCCCTGGGGGTGGCGACGCTGGGAACCCTGTTCCTGTCGCTGATCAGCTCGGTCGGCATGGCGCACGGGCTGGCGATCGTGCTGGGCATCGAGCTGGTGGGCGCGGTGGTGATCACCTACCTGAGCACCCGGCTGCCGCGGAGCATGAGCTGA
- a CDS encoding NADAR family protein, with product MTHPSDTRTREDLAALVASGARPKYLFFWGHQPQRDKTIGTGALSQWWPCRFTIDDITYGSAEHWMMAQKARLFEDPETEQRILAARTPAEAKKFGRLVRGFDEERWAAERFGFVVAGNLAKFGQDQALRDYLLGTGNRVVVEASPLDRVWGIGLAAHDLGADDPNRWRGLNLLGFALMEARAQLAA from the coding sequence ATGACCCACCCGTCCGACACCCGCACCCGCGAAGACCTCGCCGCCCTGGTCGCATCCGGCGCCCGGCCCAAGTACCTGTTCTTCTGGGGCCACCAGCCGCAGCGCGACAAGACGATCGGCACCGGAGCGCTGAGCCAGTGGTGGCCGTGCCGGTTCACCATCGACGACATCACGTACGGCAGCGCCGAGCACTGGATGATGGCGCAGAAGGCCCGCCTCTTCGAGGACCCCGAGACCGAGCAGCGGATCCTCGCCGCCCGCACCCCCGCCGAGGCCAAGAAGTTCGGCCGGCTGGTCCGGGGCTTCGACGAGGAGCGCTGGGCCGCCGAGCGGTTCGGCTTCGTGGTGGCGGGCAACCTGGCCAAGTTCGGCCAGGACCAGGCGCTGCGCGACTACCTGCTCGGCACCGGCAACCGGGTGGTGGTCGAGGCCAGCCCGCTGGACCGGGTCTGGGGCATCGGCCTGGCCGCCCACGACCTGGGCGCCGACGACCCGAACCGCTGGCGCGGGCTCAACCTGCTCGGCTTCGCGCTGATGGAGGCCCGCGCACAGCTCGCCGCCTGA
- a CDS encoding glycine--tRNA ligase produces MAADKIDTIVSLSKRRGFVYPCSEIYGGTRAAWDYGPLGVELKENIKRQWWRTMVHAREDVVGLDSSVILAREVWEASGHVATFNDPLTECTSCHKRFRADHLEEAYEAKHGKLPANGLADINCPHCGTKGAFTEPKEFSGMLKTHLGVTEDAGGLAYLRPETAQGIFTNFKAVQTTSRRKPPFGIAQVGKSFRNEITPGNFIFRTREFEQMEMEFFVKPGEDETWHEYWLEQRWNWYTDLGLRTENMRFFEHPKEKLSHYAKRTVDIEYRFNFGGTEFSELEGIANRTDYDLSVHSEHSGQDLKYFDQESGERYFPYVIEPAAGLNRAMLAFLLDAYFEDEAPNAKGVMEKRVGMRLDPRLAPVKVAVLPLSRNADLSPKARGLAADLRTAWNVEFDDAGAIGKRYRRQDEIGTPFCVTVDFDTLEDNAVTIRERDTMSQERVSLDQVKAYLGARLIGC; encoded by the coding sequence GTGGCCGCCGACAAGATCGACACGATCGTCAGCCTGAGCAAGCGCCGAGGCTTCGTCTACCCCTGCAGCGAGATCTACGGCGGCACTCGCGCCGCCTGGGACTACGGGCCGCTGGGTGTGGAGCTCAAGGAGAACATCAAGCGCCAGTGGTGGCGCACGATGGTGCACGCTCGCGAGGACGTGGTCGGACTTGACTCCTCGGTGATCCTGGCCCGCGAGGTCTGGGAGGCCTCGGGCCACGTCGCCACCTTCAACGACCCGCTGACCGAGTGCACCTCCTGCCACAAGCGGTTCCGCGCGGACCACTTGGAGGAGGCCTACGAGGCCAAGCACGGCAAGCTGCCCGCCAACGGCCTGGCCGACATCAACTGCCCGCACTGCGGCACCAAGGGCGCCTTCACGGAGCCCAAGGAGTTCTCGGGCATGCTGAAGACCCACCTGGGTGTCACCGAGGACGCGGGCGGCCTGGCCTACCTGCGCCCGGAGACGGCGCAGGGCATCTTCACCAACTTCAAGGCCGTGCAGACCACCTCGCGTCGCAAGCCGCCGTTCGGCATCGCCCAGGTTGGCAAGAGCTTCCGCAACGAGATCACGCCCGGCAACTTCATCTTCCGCACCCGCGAGTTCGAGCAGATGGAGATGGAGTTCTTCGTCAAGCCCGGCGAGGACGAGACCTGGCACGAGTACTGGCTCGAGCAGCGCTGGAACTGGTACACCGACCTGGGCCTGCGCACCGAGAACATGCGCTTCTTCGAGCACCCGAAGGAGAAGCTCTCGCACTACGCCAAGCGCACGGTGGACATCGAGTACCGCTTCAACTTCGGCGGCACCGAGTTCTCCGAGCTGGAGGGCATCGCCAACCGCACCGACTACGACCTGTCGGTGCACAGCGAGCACTCCGGCCAGGACCTCAAGTACTTCGACCAGGAGTCCGGCGAGCGGTACTTCCCGTACGTCATCGAGCCGGCAGCGGGCCTGAACCGCGCCATGCTGGCCTTCCTGCTCGACGCCTACTTCGAGGACGAGGCCCCCAACGCCAAGGGCGTCATGGAGAAGCGCGTCGGCATGCGGCTCGACCCCCGGCTCGCCCCGGTCAAGGTCGCGGTGCTGCCGCTGTCGCGCAACGCCGACCTCTCCCCGAAGGCCCGGGGCCTGGCCGCCGACCTGCGCACCGCGTGGAACGTCGAGTTCGACGACGCGGGTGCGATCGGCAAGCGCTACCGCCGCCAGGACGAGATCGGCACGCCGTTCTGCGTCACCGTCGACTTCGACACCCTGGAGGACAACGCGGTGACCATCCGCGAGCGCGACACCATGTCGCAGGAGCGGGTGTCGCTGGACCAGGTCAAGGCGTACCTGGGCGCGCGGCTGATCGGCTGCTGA
- a CDS encoding metal ABC transporter substrate-binding protein: MSYRRALLPLALAATGSALLTACGTSAGGGDSKHADGRPQVVASFYPMRYLAEQIGGDRVHVTDLTAAGTEPHDLELTAKQVATVQRADAVLYLKGLQPTVDRAVAQSHSAHVLDAAALSPLVERGAGAEDGEDGEADQHEHEGDHEHGHDHAADPHLWLDPARYATVAQGVGAELAKADPANADTYRRNADDLTARLATLDQEYREGLHGCTQRSFVTSHAAFGYLADRYQLRQIAINGIDPESEPTPARMARIQQTAKAQGATTVFFEATAGPRLAQSVAKDLDLRTSVLDPLEGVRNGSGADYFSVMRQNLANLRPALGCAR; the protein is encoded by the coding sequence ATGAGCTACCGACGTGCCCTCCTCCCCCTCGCCCTGGCCGCGACCGGCTCAGCGCTGCTGACCGCCTGCGGCACCAGTGCCGGCGGCGGCGACAGCAAGCACGCGGACGGCAGGCCGCAGGTGGTCGCGTCCTTCTACCCGATGCGGTACCTGGCCGAGCAGATCGGCGGGGACCGGGTCCACGTCACCGACCTGACCGCCGCCGGCACCGAGCCGCACGACCTGGAGCTGACGGCCAAGCAGGTCGCCACCGTGCAGCGGGCCGACGCCGTCCTCTACCTCAAGGGCCTGCAGCCCACGGTGGACCGGGCCGTCGCCCAGTCGCACAGCGCGCACGTGCTGGACGCGGCGGCGCTCTCGCCGCTGGTGGAGCGCGGGGCGGGCGCCGAGGACGGCGAGGACGGCGAGGCCGACCAGCACGAGCACGAGGGCGACCACGAGCACGGCCACGACCACGCGGCCGACCCGCACCTGTGGCTGGACCCGGCCCGCTACGCCACCGTCGCCCAGGGCGTCGGGGCCGAGCTGGCCAAGGCCGACCCGGCCAACGCCGACACCTACCGACGCAACGCGGACGACCTCACGGCCCGCCTCGCCACCCTGGACCAGGAGTACCGCGAGGGCCTGCACGGCTGCACCCAGCGCTCCTTCGTGACCAGCCACGCCGCCTTCGGCTACCTCGCCGACCGCTACCAGCTGCGGCAGATCGCGATCAACGGCATCGACCCGGAGTCCGAGCCGACCCCGGCCCGGATGGCACGGATCCAGCAGACGGCCAAGGCGCAGGGCGCCACGACGGTCTTCTTCGAGGCGACGGCCGGCCCCCGGCTCGCCCAGAGCGTGGCCAAGGACCTGGACCTCAGGACCTCGGTGCTCGACCCGCTCGAAGGTGTCAGGAACGGCAGCGGGGCGGACTACTTCTCGGTCATGCGGCAGAACCTGGCCAACCTCCGCCCGGCGCTGGGCTGCGCGCGGTGA
- a CDS encoding metal ABC transporter ATP-binding protein, producing the protein MSTVAATSTPAVRLHAAHAVLGGRPVLRGLDLTVARGEVVALLGANGCGKSTTVKAVVGTVPLLSGERELFGTPGAKFRAWHRIGYVPQRSTAAGGVPATVREVVATGRLARHGLLPLRRRDRAAVEAALDAVGLAARADDPVAELSGGQQQRVLIARALAGAPELLVMDEPTAGVDLASQRVLADVLRREVAGGGSVLLVLHELGPLAPLIDRAVLLREGRVARQGAPADLTPTGTLI; encoded by the coding sequence GTGAGCACGGTGGCCGCCACGAGTACTCCCGCCGTCCGCCTGCACGCCGCGCACGCGGTGCTCGGCGGGCGCCCGGTGCTGCGCGGGCTGGACCTGACCGTGGCCCGGGGCGAGGTGGTCGCGCTGCTCGGGGCGAACGGCTGCGGCAAGTCGACCACCGTCAAGGCCGTGGTCGGCACCGTGCCGCTGCTGAGCGGTGAGCGCGAGCTGTTCGGCACGCCCGGGGCGAAGTTCCGCGCCTGGCACCGGATCGGCTACGTGCCGCAGCGCAGCACGGCGGCCGGCGGGGTGCCGGCCACCGTGCGCGAGGTGGTCGCCACCGGGCGGCTGGCGCGGCACGGGCTGCTGCCGCTGCGCCGCCGGGACAGGGCGGCCGTCGAGGCGGCGCTGGACGCGGTCGGACTGGCGGCCCGGGCCGACGACCCGGTGGCCGAGCTGTCCGGCGGGCAGCAGCAGCGGGTGCTGATCGCCCGCGCGCTGGCCGGCGCACCGGAGCTGCTGGTGATGGACGAGCCGACGGCGGGGGTGGACCTGGCCAGCCAGCGGGTACTGGCCGACGTGCTGCGCCGGGAGGTGGCGGGCGGCGGCTCGGTGCTGCTGGTGCTGCACGAGCTGGGGCCGCTGGCGCCGCTGATCGACCGCGCGGTGCTGCTGCGCGAGGGGCGGGTGGCCCGGCAGGGCGCGCCCGCAGACCTGACCCCGACCGGGACGCTGATATGA
- a CDS encoding metal ABC transporter permease, whose protein sequence is MTDLLSFDLFEPLRYDFMRRALLAALLVGAVAPAVGGYLVQRRQALMGDGIGHVALTGVGLGLVFQTSPVWMAVLVCVLAAVLMELVRARGSRRGDIALAMLFYGGMACGRLLISKAPAASGTGGSLDSYLWGSILAVDTGDLLTIAALGAVVVAVTLGLRRQFFALCQDEEFARVTGVPVRLLNLLLAVLAAVTVTVAMRVVGLLLVSALMVVPVAAAQVLTRSFLATQLLAIGLGVLVSLGGVATAYQADVPPGSAIVLLAIAVFAVFAALAGPLARWRHRGRRPPGGEVAPIPESAGTRLEDDPVGSAGLAQ, encoded by the coding sequence ATGACCGACCTCCTCTCCTTCGACCTGTTCGAGCCTCTGCGCTACGACTTCATGCGCCGCGCCCTGCTCGCCGCCCTGCTGGTCGGCGCCGTCGCCCCCGCCGTCGGCGGCTACCTGGTGCAGCGGCGCCAGGCGCTGATGGGCGACGGCATCGGGCACGTGGCGCTGACCGGGGTGGGCCTCGGGCTGGTCTTCCAGACCAGCCCGGTCTGGATGGCGGTGCTGGTCTGCGTGCTGGCCGCCGTGCTGATGGAACTGGTCCGGGCCCGCGGCAGCCGGCGCGGCGACATCGCGCTGGCGATGCTCTTCTACGGCGGGATGGCCTGCGGCCGGCTGCTGATCAGCAAGGCACCCGCGGCGAGCGGGACCGGCGGCAGCCTGGACAGCTACCTCTGGGGCTCGATCCTCGCGGTGGACACCGGCGACCTGCTGACCATCGCCGCGCTGGGCGCGGTGGTCGTCGCGGTCACCCTCGGGCTGCGCCGGCAGTTCTTCGCGCTCTGCCAGGACGAGGAGTTCGCCCGCGTCACCGGCGTCCCGGTGCGACTGCTCAACCTGCTGCTCGCGGTGCTGGCGGCGGTCACCGTGACGGTGGCGATGCGGGTGGTGGGGCTGCTGCTGGTGAGCGCGCTGATGGTGGTGCCGGTGGCGGCGGCGCAGGTGCTGACCCGCTCCTTCCTGGCCACCCAGTTGCTCGCGATCGGGCTGGGCGTGCTGGTCTCGCTGGGGGGCGTGGCCACCGCGTACCAGGCCGACGTACCACCGGGTTCCGCGATCGTGCTGCTGGCGATCGCCGTCTTCGCGGTGTTCGCCGCGCTGGCCGGCCCGCTGGCCCGGTGGCGGCACCGCGGGCGCAGGCCACCGGGCGGCGAGGTCGCCCCGATTCCGGAATCCGCTGGTACCCGCCTTGAGGACGACCCGGTCGGTAGTGCGGGACTGGCACAATGA
- a CDS encoding Fur family transcriptional regulator — translation MTTAGPSPRARSTRQRAAVSAALDEIEDFRSAQELHDMLKHRGDSVGLTTVYRTLQSLADAGEVDVLRTADGEAVYRRCSSGHHHHLVCRLCGSTVEVEGPAVERWANTVAAEHGFSDIAHTLEIFGTCAECTAKQRAAAQPG, via the coding sequence GTGACCACCGCAGGCCCGTCGCCACGCGCCCGATCGACCAGGCAGCGCGCAGCCGTCTCCGCGGCGCTGGACGAGATCGAGGACTTCCGCAGCGCGCAGGAACTGCACGACATGCTCAAGCACCGGGGCGACTCGGTCGGCCTGACCACCGTCTACCGCACCCTCCAGTCGCTGGCCGACGCCGGCGAGGTGGACGTGCTGCGCACCGCCGACGGCGAGGCGGTCTACCGCCGGTGCAGCAGCGGGCACCACCACCACCTGGTCTGCCGCCTCTGCGGCAGCACCGTGGAGGTCGAGGGCCCGGCGGTGGAGCGCTGGGCGAACACGGTGGCGGCCGAGCACGGGTTCAGCGACATCGCGCACACCCTGGAGATCTTCGGCACCTGCGCCGAGTGCACGGCCAAGCAGCGGGCCGCCGCGCAGCCCGGCTGA
- a CDS encoding isoprenyl transferase, producing the protein MAARRLFGGSKQRTYRTPDPHPSGAQPPKIPGELVPEHVAIVMDGNGRWAKERGLPRTEGHKVGESVVLDVLKGAIELGVGNISLYAFSTENWKRSPEEVKFLMNFNRDVIRRRRDELDEMGVRIRWAGRMPKLWKSVVQELQVAEEQTKDNDLVTLYMCVNYGGRAEVADAAAALAADVAAGKLDPKKVNEKTLSKYMYHPDMPDVDLFLRPSGEQRTSNFWLWQSAYAEFVFQDVLWPDFDRRDLWRACEQYAMRDRRFGGALPNEVPATPELPTQR; encoded by the coding sequence ATGGCAGCGCGACGGCTCTTCGGCGGCAGCAAGCAGCGGACCTACCGCACCCCGGACCCGCACCCGAGCGGTGCCCAGCCGCCGAAGATCCCCGGCGAGCTGGTCCCCGAGCACGTCGCGATCGTGATGGACGGCAACGGCCGCTGGGCCAAGGAGCGCGGCCTGCCCCGCACCGAGGGCCACAAGGTCGGCGAGAGCGTGGTGCTCGACGTGCTGAAGGGCGCCATCGAGCTGGGCGTCGGGAACATCTCGCTCTACGCCTTCTCCACCGAGAACTGGAAGCGGTCCCCGGAGGAGGTGAAGTTCCTGATGAACTTCAACCGGGACGTGATCCGCCGCCGCCGCGACGAGCTGGACGAGATGGGCGTGCGGATCCGCTGGGCGGGCCGGATGCCCAAGCTCTGGAAGAGCGTGGTGCAGGAGCTCCAGGTGGCCGAGGAGCAGACCAAGGACAACGACCTGGTCACCCTCTACATGTGCGTCAACTACGGCGGCCGGGCCGAGGTGGCGGACGCCGCCGCCGCGCTGGCCGCCGACGTGGCGGCCGGCAAGCTGGACCCGAAGAAGGTCAACGAGAAGACCCTCTCGAAGTACATGTACCACCCGGACATGCCGGACGTGGACCTCTTCCTGCGCCCCAGCGGCGAGCAGCGCACGTCCAACTTCTGGCTCTGGCAGTCGGCTTACGCCGAGTTCGTGTTCCAGGACGTGCTCTGGCCCGACTTCGACCGGCGTGACCTGTGGCGGGCCTGCGAGCAGTACGCGATGCGCGACCGCCGGTTCGGCGGCGCGCTGCCCAACGAGGTCCCGGCGACGCCGGAGCTGCCGACCCAGCGCTGA
- the recO gene encoding DNA repair protein RecO — translation MSLIRDDGVVLRAQKLGEADRIITLLTRQHGKVRAVARGVRKTKSKFGARLEPFSHVDVQFFSRGSELISRSLPLCTQVETIAPYGGSIVTDYGRYTAGTAMLETAERFAENEGEPAVQQYLLLIGALRTLAAGQHESHLVLDAFLLRSLAVNGYGASFTDCAKCGLDGPNRFFSLQAGGVLCVDCRVPGCAVPSPETLVLLGALLSGDWRTADACEPRYWREGSGLVAAYLQWHLERGIRSMRYVEK, via the coding sequence ATGAGTCTGATCCGCGATGACGGCGTCGTGCTGCGCGCCCAGAAGCTCGGTGAGGCCGACCGGATCATCACCCTGCTCACCCGCCAGCACGGCAAGGTCAGAGCGGTGGCCCGCGGGGTCCGCAAGACCAAGTCCAAGTTCGGCGCCCGACTCGAGCCCTTCTCCCACGTCGACGTGCAGTTCTTCAGCCGGGGGAGTGAGCTGATCAGCCGCTCGTTGCCGCTCTGCACCCAGGTGGAGACCATCGCCCCGTACGGCGGCTCCATCGTCACCGACTACGGCCGCTACACCGCGGGCACCGCCATGCTGGAGACGGCGGAACGTTTCGCCGAGAACGAGGGCGAGCCCGCCGTCCAGCAGTACCTGCTGCTGATCGGCGCCCTGCGCACGCTGGCCGCCGGGCAGCACGAGTCGCACCTGGTGCTGGACGCCTTCCTGCTGCGCTCGTTGGCCGTCAACGGCTACGGCGCCAGCTTCACCGACTGCGCCAAGTGCGGCCTGGACGGCCCCAACCGCTTCTTCTCGCTGCAGGCGGGCGGCGTGCTCTGCGTGGACTGCCGCGTCCCCGGTTGTGCCGTACCCTCCCCTGAGACACTGGTTCTGCTCGGCGCCCTGCTGTCCGGAGACTGGCGGACGGCGGACGCGTGCGAACCCAGGTACTGGCGGGAGGGCAGCGGGCTGGTCGCCGCCTACCTGCAGTGGCACCTCGAACGGGGCATCCGTTCGATGAGATACGTGGAGAAGTGA
- a CDS encoding TerB family tellurite resistance protein, translating to MTQLWGVRPRWRTDVLGDFFCPGCGGDRNFRRQHGRRWLRLCGTPVLPLGPVLCTVQCTNCLGRYGLESLHQLTSGRLTGLLRDAQYAIALALLAAGGTGSAAARAEAGELVRGAGVEGGGEAQLLAALAALLGLDAGEPLDLSTEGDRLLVELHAALEPLAPHLAQQGRERLLLQGARIALADGRYLPQERAALTAVGCCLRLPEDLVDRLLEAATRTAH from the coding sequence GTGACGCAGTTGTGGGGTGTTCGCCCGCGGTGGCGGACGGATGTGCTCGGCGACTTCTTCTGTCCGGGGTGCGGTGGGGACCGCAACTTCCGCCGGCAGCACGGTCGGCGGTGGCTGCGGTTGTGCGGTACCCCGGTGCTGCCGCTCGGCCCGGTGCTCTGCACCGTGCAGTGCACCAACTGCCTTGGCCGGTACGGTCTGGAGAGTCTGCACCAGCTCACCAGCGGGCGGCTGACCGGGCTGCTGCGGGACGCCCAGTACGCCATCGCGCTGGCCCTGCTCGCGGCCGGCGGGACGGGCTCGGCCGCGGCCCGCGCCGAGGCCGGTGAACTGGTCCGCGGCGCCGGTGTCGAGGGCGGCGGCGAGGCCCAGCTGCTCGCGGCGCTGGCCGCGCTGCTCGGCCTCGACGCCGGCGAGCCGCTCGACCTGAGCACCGAGGGCGACCGGCTGCTGGTCGAACTGCACGCCGCGCTCGAGCCGTTGGCCCCGCACTTGGCCCAGCAGGGCCGCGAGCGGCTGCTCCTGCAGGGCGCCAGGATCGCCCTGGCCGACGGCCGCTACCTGCCCCAGGAGCGCGCCGCGCTGACCGCCGTGGGCTGCTGCCTGCGGCTGCCCGAGGACTTGGTGGACCGGCTGCTGGAGGCGGCCACCCGCACCGCGCACTAG